From Saccharomyces kudriavzevii IFO 1802 strain IFO1802 genome assembly, chromosome: 13, a single genomic window includes:
- the SKDI13G4530 gene encoding uncharacterized protein has translation MSESGEASGLSQEKVKSKICETNVDEQELECGSETAKQGVLYNDRTRLKQGLKERHIKMLTLVGVFGTGLFLSSGGTLKKIGPVGLLIAYLFVGIVVGCNQIAIAEVASFMPATGATIRHAEQFIDESVGFTFGWISTYSSLMPGELSATAVIMKYWTDVSPAVFITVFGVLFVATNIYTIRFYGEIEYVFGWLKLVLIFILIISGLVIDLGGVKGQERLGFHYWRDPGPFANYLVAGHIGKFVGFWAAISSVVYSYSGIQNIAILAGETKNSRYAIFHGAKNVFLRIIVLYLVTVFVLTLIVPYNDKLIATGTGTAKSSPFVIAMNRAGIKVLPHIVNALILTSAWSAGNLAIIEGSRNLFCLATKNQAPQIFLKTSKRGIPYVGVIFISSFLPLAYMSCSESSATVFGWFQELVSSNTLLRWILISANHIHMDRALKAQGYSRSDLPCSTRIAPFAAWFSGIMSVIFLFTGGFYNFMHGHFDIESFLLDTLSFH, from the coding sequence ATGTCTGAGAGTGGAGAGGCGTCTGGCTTGAGCCAAGAAAAGGTAAAATCTAAGATCTGTGAAACAAATGTCGATGAGCAAGAACTTGAATGCGGGAGTGAGACGGCGAAGCAAGGAGTCCTTTACAATGATAGGACAAGGCTTAAACAAGGACTAAAAGAGCGCCATATTAAGATGTTGACGCTTGTCGGTGTTTTTGGCACAGGTCTGTTCTTGTCCTCCGGTGGTacgttgaagaaaatcggGCCTGTTGGCCTGTTAATTGCGTATTTATTTGTTGGTATTGTTGTCGGTTGTAATCAAATTGCTATTGCCGAAGTAGCTTCTTTCATGCCTGCTACTGGAGCAACCATCAGACATGCCGAGCAGTTTATAGACGAGTCGGTAGGTTTCACATTTGGTTGGATATCTACATATTCCTCACTAATGCCTGGCGAATTATCAGCCACGGCGGTTATCATGAAATATTGGACGGATGTGAGCCCTGCAGTATTTATAACTGTATTTGGAGTTCTTTTCGTGGCGACAAATATTTACACAATTCGATTCTACGGTGAAATCGAGTACGTATTTGGATGGTTAAAGCTCGTGCTGATCTTTATATTGATAATATCAGGGTTGGTTATTGACCTAGGTGGTGTCAAAGGCCAAGAAAGACTGGGATTCCACTACTGGAGAGATCCCGGTCCATTTGCAAATTACTTGGTGGCTGGCCATATAGGAAAATTTGTAGGATTCTGGGCAGCTATTTCTTCTGTGGTTTACTCTTACTCCGGTATTCAGAATATCGCCATTCTTGCCGGTGAAACCAAAAACAGCAGATATGCAATTTTCCACGGTGCCAAAAACGTCTTTTTACGTATTATTGTCTTATACTTGGTTACAGTCTTCGTGCTAACATTGATTGTACCATACAACGATAAGTTGATTGCTACTGGAACGGGCACTGCAAAGTCCAGTCCATTTGTTATTGCAATGAACAGAGCCGGGATCAAAGTTTTACCCCATATTGTTAATGCATTGATCTTAACTTCGGCATGGTCAGCAGGGAACTTGGCTATTATCGAAGGTTCCAGAAATTTGTTCTGCTTAGCCACGAAAAATCAGGCCCCTcagattttcttgaagacGAGTAAGAGAGGCATTCCATATGTTGGTGTCATATTTATCTCCAGTTTCTTGCCATTGGCGTACATGTCGTGCTCAGAGTCATCGGCCACTGTCTTTGGGTGGTTCCAGGAATTGGTATCTTCAAACACACTGCTGCGCTGGATTTTAATTTCGGCGAATCACATCCACATGGACAGGGCCTTGAAGGCTCAGGGGTACAGCAGGTCAGATCTACCATGTTCTACACGTATAGCCCCTTTTGCTGCCTGGTTCTCCGGTATCATGTCCgtcattttcctctttacCGGTGGCTTTTACAACTTCATGCACGGCCACTTTGATATCGAGTCATTTTTACTAGATACTTTATCATTCCATTAG